The Edaphobacter flagellatus sequence AGGCCACAGCGGAGCCAAAGTAGATGCAGCCGCAGAGTGGAGATCCAGGCGCACCATGCCGTGGCTGGTTGCGGCGCTGATGGCAGCAAAGACCGGCGATGGAGCGAATGCCGATCTGCTGAATGCCGCGGCGAAGGTCCCGGCGAGTTCTCCATCGTATGTGACAGTGAGCTACGAGCGAGCGCGTCTCATGCTGGCTTCGAACGATCCGGCGAGTGCGCGCAAGCTGACGACGAGCGTGCTGTCCGGGCTTAGCGGCGAAGGCACGGACTCTGCACGCAACGCCCTGCTTGGCCTGCGCATACAGACAGCGACCAGCTATGCGGAATTTCTGGCTGACGCACCGCGCACGACAATCGCTACGGATGGAGGCATGTCGCAGTCTGCCGGGAATGCGCTCTGTGGCAGCACGCAGAAGGCTCCGGGTTGCGTAGAGAAGATTCCCGCGTTGCAGTTCGACTGGGATACGATTGAGGCGTTCAATCGGCAGCTTCCGCTGGCTCGCTGGGTCGAGGCGACGAAGGCGGAGGAGCTTCCTGCGCATCTCCGCGAGGCGATTGCCATGGCTGCGTGGTTGCGCGCGCTGGGCCTCAACGACGAGGCTACCCTGAAAGCAACGGTGTCGATGTTGCCGGAGCCGCTGCAGAAGTCCGTGGGCGACACAGGCTTTCCCACAACGCTGGCGCTGCTGCGTAATCCAGGTGTGCGGCCGTTTCTTGAGCAGGGCGTGCAGCGCTCGGTCAGCTTCCGCACGCTCGATAGCTTCCGCGATAACTGGTGGTGCTCGAAGTGGGGCGACGGACCGACCGAATACAACTCCGCAAGCGATAAACCCAAGGTGATTGCAATGCCGATGAGCTTCCTTCCTGCCACGGAGAAGACGGCTGCGGCCGATGAGACGAAGCGACTGAATGCTCTTCCGTTCGGCGTCGTGTGGGTCGGCCGCCGCGCGATCGATTATGTGAAGGCGCATCCTGACGACAAGGACGCTGCCGAAGCATTGGCGCTTACCGTAAGAGCGACGCGCTACGGATGCTACATCGCGCCCGAAGCTGCCGGAGCGGAGCAAAAGGCAGTGAGCAAAGAGGCCTTCACGATATTGCATAAGCAGTATCCGAAGTCGCCGTGGACCGCGAAGACGCCGTACTTCTACTAGGTTTCTCCTGAGGAGGTTGAGAGCACTCGTGCGACATACGGGTTCGCCGTAAGTGTCGTATGCTGGTGGGCATCGATGAGCCAGCAATCCGCATTGATGCAGCCGAAAGCGCATTATGAAATTCTCGATGGCCTGCGCGGCGTGGCGGCCATGGCCGTTGTCCTCTTCCATATCCTCGAGGCCTTTCATTTCGGCAACGCCTTCACGCATCCGTTCAATCACGGTTATCTCGCTGTCGATTTCTTCTTTCTGCTCTCAGGATTTGTCGTGGCTTATGCCTATGACGATCGCTGGAGCCGCATGACCACATGGGAGTTCTACAAGCGCCGTCTCATCCGCCTGCAGCCCATGGTGGTGATGGGCAACATTATCGGCGCGCTGTTCTTCTACCTGCAGGCAGGACCGTCGTTTCCGCTGATCGCGACGACGCCGGTCTGGAAGCTCGTGGTGGTGATGCTCGTTGGCTGCACCATGATTCCTCTGCTGCCTTCGATGGATATTCGTGGCTGGCAGGAGATGCATCCTCTGGATGGTCCCGCATGGTCGCTCTTCTTTGAGTATGTTGCGAACATCCTGTATGCACTTGGCCTGCGCAAGGTGTCGAACAAAGTGCTGTCGGTGCTTGTCGTGCTATCTGCCGGACTTCTGGTGCATCTGCTGGTACTGGGACCGCGCGGCGATGTGATCGGCGGCTGGACGATCAACGGTGAGCAGCTGCATATCGGTTTTGCGCGTCTCCTGTTTCCGTTTCTGGCTGGCATGCTGCTGATGCGTATGGGCCGACGCATCCATGTGCGTGGAGCTTTTCTGTGGTGCAGTCTGCTTCTGCTTGCGGCCTTCGGCATTCCCAGAATCGGCGGCCATCATCACCTTTGGATGAATGGCATCTACGAGGCTTTTGCCATCATCGTCATCTTCCCTGTCATCGTGGCGATGGGCGCGGGCGGCAACGTGCGTGGCGGCCTGGAGGAAAAGGTCTGCCGGTTTCTGGGTGCTATTTCCTATCCGCTCTACATCACGCATTACGCGCTTATTTATACGTACACCGCGTGGGTCATCGATCGGAAGCCTCCGCTTGCACAGAGTGCGCCGATGGGAGTGCTACTGTTTGTGGTTGCGATCGCGATTGCGTACGCATGTCTGAAGCTGTATGACGAGCCAGTGCGGCGCTGGCTCAGTGCGCGTTACCTGGGCGTGCGCGAGGCAGTTGGATCTTCGAAGGTCTGATGATCGACGGGCTCGCGCTCGTCGAAGACGTAGCAGCCGCCTTGCCACTTGCTTTCCTGCTGCGGCGTCTCTTCGAGGTATTTCAGGATGCCGCCTTTCAGGTGGTAGACCTCGGGGAAGCCTTCCTGCAGCATGAAGGCGGAGGCCTTCTCGCAGCGGATGCCTCCGGTGCAGAACATCGCTACTTTGCGATGCTGGGTGGCGTCGAGATTTTCGCGTACGTAGGCGACGAAGTCGGAGAATTTTTCTAGCGGAGGCGTGATGGCTCCCTCGAACGTGCCTGCTTCGCTTTCGTAGGTGTTGCGGGTGTCGAGGACGAGGACTTCGGGGTCGGCGATGAGGGCGTTCCACTTTTCGGGCTCGACGTATTGACCGGGCTTCGTGGGGTCGATGGCGACGTTGCGGAAGGTAATGATTTCGGCCTTGACCTTGAACTTGAGGCGCTTGAAGGGCGGCTCATCGGAGGCGGAGTATTTGACTTCGGCGAGATCGAGTCCGGTGCGCTCGGCGAGCAGGTGCAGGAAGCGCTGGATGGTTGCGGCGGAGCCAGACATCGTGCCGTTCACGCCTTCGGGGGCGATCAGCGTGGTGCCGAGCAGATCGGTATCGGCAAAGCTGGTACGCAGCTCTTCGCGCAACGCGGATGGATCGGCGAGGCGGACGAAGCGATAGAAGGCTGCGATGGTGTAAGTCACTTCTTCCATGATAAATTGGCCGCTTTGTGGGGGTACCCCTCCCCCCACCTAGGTTCTGTAAGGCGTTTGTTTTGTTTGGATTGTGCGATTTGCACAGGCTAAAATATTCCAAACAGGGGAGTTAGCCCTAAAAATATTGATTCTGAACGAGTTAGCCCCGGACTTTTATCCGGGGCTTTTCTTTATTTGCTGATTTAAGTGTAGCGAATTGAAGGAAACTGATCGGCAGATTTTTAGGGGTTTATTTGCTTTGGAATGAGGGAGTTGCAATTTTTGGGGCTTGACAGGTTTTCGGCTCGGGCTGGTGGAGCGTTGCGCCTTCGGATTTCCTTCAATAGGCGGCAATGCGAGTCCATCTTCGTCCAGTGTGCGGACGAAGGTGGGGCAGGCGCATTTGGGATGTGGATGCGGCTAGTAGGTTTTGATGAAGCTGGCGGGAGTGCCTTCGGCTGGGTTGACGAAGTGGATGTCGTCGGGTGGGCGGCGCGGGGTGTCGATGGCGAGCACGGTGTAGGGTTCTTCGACGAGGCGCGGCATGGCGTGGACGGTGTTCTTTTTGAAGAAGACGAGTTCGCCGGGACCGATGATGCGCGGCTCGGAGTCCTGGATGTGGATTTCGGCGCGGCCGGTGAGGACGTAGAGATACTCGTCGGAGCTGGTGTGGTAGTGCGCGGGCACGGGGCGGTAGACGCGAAAGATGCGGCAGCTGGCGTCGCGCTCGTCGGTGAGGCGGAGGTCGGTGAGCATGGTCTCGGCGGTCTCGGGCAGCGTGCGGGCGAGGGCGGCGATGTCGAAGAAGCGTGTTTCGGTGGGCATATCGGTTGGATGAATCTTAATGGTTCGGGTGGAAGGCTCGCATGATCTTATATCGCAGACGCCTGTGGGGCCGGGACGGTATAGACTGAACTCTCGATAGGTTCGCGGCAATCGCCTGTGGACGGTCGAGACACTGCAGTTCATCCGCGCTTCAGAGCAGAGACAAACTGATCCGCCGTAAACGAAGTACCGGAGGCATGCATGCGTTCTGAAGCGATTTTTCGTGCAAAAGAGACTCTCCCGAACAGCTATCAGCTCTGCCAGACGGCGGCGAAGACGACGCGCCGGATGCATGTCGCCTCGAAAAACCCTCAGGACACGATCAATAGTGCGTTCGAGAAGATCGCTGCCGATGCACCGGTGGCAGCGGTGAAGCCTGCTGTGGTGGCGTAGCCCAAGGGTTTGGATGATCCGGCTTGGTCGGTCATGGATGGGACACGAGTAGGCATTCGGAGGATTTTAATCACCGGTGTGGGACGATATGGGTTTGAGCAAATTCATAAATATTCCCAATGAATAAGGTTCTATGAATCATCCGATGACAATTTGCGCAGAGGACACAGAAATCCTTTCGTGGATCTAGCGTAACGATATGTCCTTTTAGTTCAGAAAGTGGCGTGAGGTGATGAGCTTCTATGAAATTCTCACCTATCGAGCCATAAGCTTTCACGAAATCAAATCCGCATGCCTGACAAGAGAACCCATGAATCTTCTTTGCCTTTTTCGCGAGTGCATTATTTCGTTCAAGGCGCTTGTGGTCTCGAAGAACAATGAGCTGTTCAGTTCCGAGTTCGCTCTCATCTTCTTCCCTCGAAATCGAAGAAGGATGTAAGTCTTGCAGCACAAGGTCTTTGTATAAAGACAGAAACGTTTTCAAATCGCGTCTAAAGACATCATCAGTAGGCAATTCGTTTCGTTCATAGTAGATTGCGCAAATGTTTCCGTGTTCATAGTAGGTCCCCAGACCTGAGCTTTCGCTCGATACCAAATCTAGTTGTCCTTTGATCATCTGACGTGTTTTATCTCCGAGCACTGCTAAAAAGCCTTGCGACCTTGCTCTAAGTGCTTCTTTAGCCTCTGCTCCATATTGTTCTTTTACAGTCGTAACACCCTGATTGAGAGAAAGGTAAACGCCGCTGAAATCCTCTTTGAAGAGAAAGACAATGTAGTAACCATCTTGTGCGCTTGAGGTGACTGTGATGTCGAAAATGGCCAGCCAAGGAACTTTGGTCCAAACACCTCTTCCGGCACTTCCCTCTACTTGATAACGTTCATCTCCCTCGATCAAAGAAGCAACTTCTTCTGGAAAATCGTTACGCAAAAAAATAGCTGCGGGATTCTCTTTGAAGGCTTGCTGTGAGGCTTTGGGGTACTCGTCAAGGATTATTTCGATGGAAGCTTTTATGCTCATTGTTTTCCACTCTGGTGGTCCTACTATTCGAATACATGAGAGCAGAAAAAAGAGAAAGACCGCGAGAAATGTCGCGTTCTTTCTCTTTTGGACCGATACAGCGTTCTTAGACTTCTTTGACTCCGTCGACGAAGGCCTTCAGCTTGCGGCTGCGGCTTGGGTGGCGGAGTTTGCGGAGGGCTTTGGCTTCGATCTGGCGGATGCGCTCGCGGGTGACCTGGAAGGACTGGCCTACCTCTTCGAGCGTGTGTTCGGAGCCGTCTTCGAGGCCGAAGCGCATCTTGATGACGCGCTCTTCGCGCGGCGTCAGGGTGCGGAGGACCTGCGAGGTGTACTCCTTGAGGTTGACGCTGATGACCGCGTCCGACGGCGAGACGGCCATGCGGTCTTCGATGAAGTCGCCTAAGTGCGAGTCTTCCTCTTCTCCGATGGGGGTCTCGAGCGAGATGGGCTCCTGCGCGATCTTGAGGACCTTGCGGACCTTCGCGACGGGGATGTCCATGCGGCGGGCGATCTCTTCGGAAGAGGCTTCGCGGCCAAGCTCCTGCACGAGCTGACGCGAGGTGCGGATGAGCTTGTTGATGGTCTCGATCATGTGCACCGGGATGCGGATGGTGCGTGCCTGGTCGGCGATGGCGCGGGTGATGGCCTGACGGATCCACCACGTCGCGTAGGTCGAGAATTTGTAACCGCGACGGTACTCGAATTTGTCGACCGCCTTCATGAGGCCGATGTTGCCCTCCTGAATGAGGTCGAGGAACTGGAGGCCGCGGTTGGTGTACTTCTTGGCGATGGAGACGACGAGGCGGAGGTTGGCTTCGATGAGCTCGCGCTTGGCCTTCTCGGCGTCCATGTCGCCCTGAATCATCTCGCGCTGCGTGCGCTTGAGCTCGGCGATGGAGATGCCGGCGTCCTTTTCGAGCTGGTCGAGGTCGGCGCGGCAGTTTTTCTGCTGGCGCTTGTACTCCTTGCGAAGCTCTTCGGACTTGGAGGCTTCGTGCTTGGTCTCGAGGGTCTTGATCTGGCGCTCGAGGGTGCGCATGGAGTCGACGGTCTTGTTGACCTTGTCGAGGAGGCGCTTCTTCTCGGCGTTGGTGTACTTGAGCTCGCGGACGATGCGGTTGATGTAGACGTGCTCGCGGCCGATGAGCCAGCGGGTCTTGCGCTGATCGCGGGCCTTGGCCTTGGCATCCTTGCCGTGCGGGGCTTCGAGCTTTTCTTCGAGTGCGGCGATCTTCTTCTGGTGCTTAAGGATGTGGTCGATGCGGCCGACGGTGTGCTTGACGCGGGCCTGCAGGATCTCTTCGGTGAGCTCTTCCTCGTCGAAGGTGACGACTTCCTTGATGTTGCGGACGCCGCGGCGGAGGTCTTCGCCGAGGGCGGTGATCTCGCGAATGACGATGGGCGAGCGCGAGATGGCCTTCATGACGCGGAGCTGGCCGCGCTCGATACGCTTGGCGATTTCGACTTCGCCCTCGCGGGTGAGCAGCGGGACGGTGCCCATCTCGCGGAGGTACATGCGGACGGGATCGTTGGTCTTCTCCAGCTGTCCGGGGGAGAGGTCGAGCTCGACGTCTTCGGACTCTTCGCCCATCTCGGAGTCGTACTTGTCGCCGCGGTCGCGGTCGAACTTGTCGCCTGAGAGGACATCGATGCCCTGAGTGTTGATGGTGGTGAGAAGGTCGTCGAGATCGTCGGGTGAGGTGATGTCGCCGGGCAACAGGTCATTGACCTCGCCGTAGGTGAGATAGCCCTTTTCCTTCCCGGTCTCAATGAGCTTGTCTTCTATGTCGTCTTCGTACTTATCGATTTCTTCAGCCACGAGGGTGCGCGCTCCTGCAAAATTTTTCTTTAAGTGGGATGCCGCTCAGGCGAGGTTTTACGGCCTCGGGGCGCAGTTATCCCTGGGTTGTTTCCGTGGTGTCAGGGAGCAGGTAGCGGTGATGACCGCTTTGGCCAGCCGGATGACCTATCTCATGAGGTCAGGGCATATCGAGGGCACACTTCCCCAGCGAATCACAGGATACCACAATATTTAGACGGGTTCGGTGGAGAAAAGATTCGGCGGCGGGGTGCGGAGGGGCTCGCCTTTGGCTCCGTTCTGGTGGCGGGGGCAGCGGCGGGCGTGGATGTCGGTGCCGTTGGCTCCGTAGTCGTGTCCGCAGTGGGTACAGCGGAGATGGTAGATGGTCTGGCCGGGGAAGGTTTCGGAGGGAAAACCGGTGCGGCGGATGACGGTCTGGCCGTGGGGATTGGTGTATCCGGGGTCGGTGGTTCGGTGGCGCGGCATTGATTTGAATAGTTTACGGTCTTGATGCAGGTCTGCACGTCGGAATAGTGGCGAACAGCCCTCGGCGAGTGTTTTTGGAGTAGCCGCCGAGTTCATAATGAGAATATACCGCGCCCGAGCGATCAAGGAGAGGGAGTATTAGGCAACCCGCATTATTGGAATAATTATCATTATTTTTATTGCGGAATGACTTTTAGTGGTATATCCTCATTTCGATCGAAGGGAGCCCAGCTATGACAACCGAAGGGGTAGTGAAGGCGGAATCGCCTGAAATCACACCGGAAAAGGCCGATAAGGGGGAGCGGGAGCGTTCACGAATTGAGTTCCCCTACTTCAGTCTTGACGAAGCGACCAAGATTGCGAAGGGGGTGTTTGAACTAGGCTCGACTTGCCAGATAGATCAGCTTGCTGGACACCTCAATCAATCCGCTACGGGTGGCGGTTTCCGTGTAAAGCTCATGGCTGCGAGAACCTTTGGGTTAATCACTTACACGCAGGGTTCAGCAAGCCTCACTGATTTAGGTTCGAAGCTTTTTGATCCAGATACCGAGCGTGAAGCAAAGGCCGAAGCGTTCCTAAAGGTGCCTCTCTATAACGCTATCTACGAGCAATACAAGAACAAGATGCTTCCGGGCAATGTGGGCCTTGAAGGAGCAATGGTCAACTTGGGAGTGGCCGCCAAGCAGAAGGATAAGGCACGTCAAGCTTTTCAGCGTTCGGCCAAGGAAGCAGGATTCTTTGCATACGGCACCACTAAACTCGTTTATCCGGTCTTGGGAACGCTGGAACGGGTCGCTAAAGAGAAGGGTGCGGATATTCCTCTCGATACTCCCAAAATACACGACAAGAAGACCTCCAACTCTGGGGGAACGGGAGGTGGTGATCTTCACCCATTCATTCAAGGGTTACTCAAAACATTGCCCGAAGTTGCCACGGAATGGACACAACAGGGGCGTCAACAATGGCTGCAAACAGCAGCAGGAATCTTCAATTTGATTTATCAGGCCAGCGCCGACGACAAGGGAACCATCCAAGTAGCGATTGTCGTCCCCAAGTCTGTGAGCGATTCTGCAAATTAGAGAGCCACCCCATCGCAGATAAGGTGGCTCGAAAGGAGAAAACAACCCAACTATGCCCACCATCAAAGTACGCATAGAGACCCGGCGAGTAATTGTCACTGTTACTAGCAGTGACGGAACCGTTGTGGTCGTCGTTCCCAAACTAGGCTAGTCCATCAGCCTTCTTGAGTCCATAGCCCGTACAGCCATGTTCTCTATTCAACAACCTTCATCTCGCCCAACGCTGCTTAGCGGCTCGTTGGGCGATTGCCTTGCGTTCAGCACGGGACAGCTTGAGCGGTCTAGCTTTTATGCAAGCGACTATAGTTTCAATGCGTTGTAGTTCTTGCAGTGCTGGCACAGATGCCCCACCGTGCCGAACTTTCTCTCATTAAGTGGTATATCCCGTCCGGGAGCGCACTTCGTATTGTTGTGATAAACCCTATCTCTAAGCGGTTTCTTAGCCTGATTTATTGAATAGAATGCGGGAGTTAACGGCATCGGTCAGTTCTCCAATGCGAAAGATGATACGCTCGCTATCTTGGGTTGGTCAGCGTATTTATTGCCTCTACGGTCTTAGATATGCTCGGCGTGGGAGCGGAACCACGCGGCTAACTCCTCCTCGGAGAGGGTGCCTTCGGCAAGGTGCAGGAAGGTGAAATATTTTTCTTCGGGAGCAGAAACGATGGCAATGCCGTTCTTTCGAAGAAAGGTTTCTGCGACAACCAAGGCAGTGCGTTTGTTGCCATCAATAAACGGGTGATTGCGAGCGATGCCATAGGCGTAGGACGCGGCGAGACGAGCGAGATCGCAATCTGGCTGGTAGGCAAAGACATTACGCGACTTGCAGAGGGCAGATTCGAGCAGACCCTCATCGCGGACGCCAATAGAGCCGCCGTGCTCGGTGAGTTGTTCGCTGTGAATTCCCAGGACTGAAGCCTTGGAAATCCATCGAGGTTCCGTCATCCGTTATTTCGCCAACTTGCGCAGGACATCCCGGTTCTCGCGCATCACGTTGCGGGCTATCTCCATCGTCTCTGCGAAATCTTCGTCATAGGGAGTCAGTTCGACACCGTTAGGCGTCTCGACGATGAAGACATGGTCGCCACGCTCGACGTGGAGCCTGGCCATGACCTCTTTAGGGAGAATGATCCCGGAGGAGTTTCCGATTGCCATGATCTTCGTTGTGGTCGCCATAATCCTCCTTGTTATAACGAAAATTATAACAGGCCCTCATCTGCGGCAGGCTGGGTTGTTGGCTTTCTCAAGGGTGAAGAAGGTGATGGTGGCGGGGGCCAGGGTGGTGTCGCCGGCTGGGGTGGGGGTTCCGGTTAAGGTGGGAAGGTTGCCTTTGGGGTCGAGGGCGAGGGTGACTCCGTTGAGGGCGACCTGGGTACTGGTGAGGTTGTCGGAGGAGAGGGTATAGCGCTCGGAGGCCTGTGGGAGGGTGATGTTGTGGGAGGCGTTGCGGTTGGCGTTGATGGCCAGCAGGGCGACTCCGCCGGAGTTTCGCGGGCTTCGGGTTGGATTGCGGAGGCAGTGGGCGTAAAGGTAGACGCCGGGAGCAGCCTGGCTTCCTTCTGCCGTAGGTGTGGCGTCGAGGACGGTGGTTCCCATGAAGCGGCGCCAGAGCAGGGCAGCCCAGTAGTTGGGCCGTGGGGTGAGGGTGTCTTCGTCGATGAGGGCGTAGTCGCTTGCGGCGAGGGTGTTGTGGATGACGGCCTGGACGTTGTGGCGGGCGAGGATGCCGAGCTGGTTGAGGTAGCGGAAGGTGTCGATGAAGGTCGCGGCCCAGGGGTCGCCTCCGCAGGCGGCTTCGCCGGTTTCGGTGAGCCAGAGGGGTTTGCCGGGGAGGTACTGGTCGCGGAGTCTGGCGTAGAACTCTTCGTCGCGGACGGTGCGGGAGAGCCAGTCGTCGGTGAGCGCGGTGTCGACGGTGTCTTTGGAGCGCTGGCCGGGACGCTGGCAGCGCTGAGAGACGCCTCCGTAGAAGTGGTAGGAGAAGGCGCTGAGTCCTTCGATGCCCGCGGCGTCGAGCATGTCAGTGGTTTTGAGCAGGGTGAGGCCGATGGGCGGCGTTGCGGAGAAGCCAAGCTCGCCGACGGAGCCGGGGCCGAGGATGGTCATCCTGGGTGCGGCCCTGGAGATATAGGCGTGGAAGGCTTTGTAGTCGCGTCCGTAGGACTGGGCGTCGTAGCCTTTGGGGACGCCGCCGATGGAGGCGAAGGTGGGTTCGTTGAACATTTCGGCCGCGGCGATGTTGCCGCCGCTGGCGCGGGTGAAGTCGAGTAGTTTCTTTGCTTCGGTGGGTGTCCAGACGCCGTTGGTGTCGCGGACGCCCTGGCTGACGGCGAAGGAGGTGACGAGGCTGCCGTCGACTGATTTGGTGAAGTCGAGGACGCCCTTCCACTGCTTGCGGGTGAGGATGCTGCCGAATCCGGTGGGCGGTTTCTCCGGCGCGGGTGTCGCGGCGTCGTGGAAGTAGGTGGAGTTGGCCCAGGTTCCGCTGACGCGGACGTAGGCGGGGCCGAGGGCAGAGGCTAGTTTACGGAGCTTTGCGTTGTAGAGGTCGATGGGCTGGCGGTAGCGATAGAGGGAGGGGTCCATGCCGGCGGGCACGGAGAGCCTCGAGCTGTCGTCGGTCTGGGGTTTGCCCTGTTGTTTGTAGGGAGCCCAGAAGCGTCCGCCGGTGATCTCGACCATCTCGATGTTGTAGCCCTGGAAGCGTGGGTCGATGGTGGCGATGCGTGGGAGGCTTGAGGGATTGATCGCGGTGGCCTGAGCCAGAAGAGCGGCGGGTGCGGTGAGGACGGTTGCGAACGCAACTAGAGCGGGAGCGATTCTATGCACAGAAGACCTTCCCGGAGAGAAGATTTCAATGCAAGAAGGTATATGGTGCGTTTACCGGGGTGTCAATGCGCGTGGCATTTGTGGCTCCACGGACGAAATGCGGGGGTTCCTTTCACCCCAACGAGCAAGCTCGCTGGGGACCCCGCTCCTCGGCTGCGTGCTTCGCACTCCGCTCGGAATGACACTTTGCTTACCAATGTCGAGGTGTTCTAGACGCTCTCTTCGGGTGGATTGAGGTCGGTGGCGGGTGCGCGGCGCAGGTGGCGCAATAGAGCGGCGGGACGCAGGGAATGGGGGTAGTGCGTCAGGCTTTTGAGGAAGGCAGGGAAGTTGTCCTCGGAGAGCTTGAGCGAGGTGGGAAGGACGTACATGTTCATGATGATCTCGGAGATGAGCAGCGAGGCAGCGGCCCATTCCAGTCCGAGATACTTTGCCGTGATGTAGGTGATGATGACGGTCACGCTGGTTCCGAAGAGATACCACGAGGCCAGCGTCTGGTGGCGGTTGACGGCGGTCAGCAGCGTCGAGCTGGTGGACCAGAGTGCATTGGCGATGACGACGAGCAGCAGGATGGCCAGTAGTCCGCGGCTGGGAGGAACGTGGCCGCGGGTCCAGTGGGTGAGGAACCAGGGGCCGAATGTGAGCATGGCCAGCACCATGGAGACGGCGATGATGAGCGCCATCTGGCAGGACCTGCGGTGAAGCGTTCGGATGAGGCCGATATTGTTCGCTCCGAAGGCGATGGAAAGCTCGGGCCAGAAGGTGTTGTTGACCATCTGAAAGACCTGCAGCGCGACGCGCGAGACGGTGCGGGCGGTTCCAAAGATGACGACGGCGGTGGGTCCGAGTGCGTAGCCGACGGCGAGAATCGTTCCCTGCAGATTGAGGGCGTTGCCCAGCGGGAAGGCCATGAAGGCGATGGCGGGGCCGACGAGGCGGCGAATTTCGGAGAGGCGGGCATGGGTCCAGCCGAAACGGATCCAGGGGATCTCGCGGCGGACCATGATGCAGAGAACGAAGGTGAAGAAGCCGTTGGCGAGCGCGTAGGAGAGTGCTGCGGCGCGGGCGCCTCCGCCGAGGCAGACGACGACGAACATGACGGCGAAGGCGGTGAGCGAAAAGGCGCTCTTGAGCAGCGATCCATAGGAATAACGGCCTACGCAGCGATAGGAGGCCTGAAGAAGGGTT is a genomic window containing:
- a CDS encoding lipopolysaccharide biosynthesis protein, with the protein product MTVDSSTKRRLAIGFITNWISRLGTTIVQLVQVPIFLHFWNVALYGEWMIVSAVPNYLNVSSTGFGNVAGNEMTMMAARGDREGALRVFQSCWWLITFICATCILLLAIVLYFFPAASWLKLHAIGPVDAKWIIFYLGCSVLLSQLETLLQASYRCVGRYSYGSLLKSAFSLTAFAVMFVVVCLGGGARAAALSYALANGFFTFVLCIMVRREIPWIRFGWTHARLSEIRRLVGPAIAFMAFPLGNALNLQGTILAVGYALGPTAVVIFGTARTVSRVALQVFQMVNNTFWPELSIAFGANNIGLIRTLHRRSCQMALIIAVSMVLAMLTFGPWFLTHWTRGHVPPSRGLLAILLLVVIANALWSTSSTLLTAVNRHQTLASWYLFGTSVTVIITYITAKYLGLEWAAASLLISEIIMNMYVLPTSLKLSEDNFPAFLKSLTHYPHSLRPAALLRHLRRAPATDLNPPEESV